Part of the Meiothermus sp. CFH 77666 genome is shown below.
GCCCGGCTCCGAGCCGCCCTTATAGGCCACGCGCTGCCAGTCGGCAGGGTTGGCGAGGCCCGGGTTGAGCGACATCAGGGGCAAAGCCTGCACCTTGCCCATGAGTGCACACAGTTCGCGGGTGCTGAAGAACCACTCCACATCTATGGCCACCGGCCCTCCCGCAAAAACACTGACATCGGGCAGGGGGAGGTTGGCCAGTTGGGGCAGCAGCGCGGCCCTTGCAGCGGGGTTGGCCCGGTAGCGCAGGAGCCATTCCCGGTTTTGCGGGTTCTTGAGCACAAAGGCCTCGCGGGTGGTCAGGAAGGGCCGGTTGCGGGGGGAGAGTTTTTCCACCTCGGCCCGCCCCAGGGTAGCGATCAGGGCGTCGGTGGCGGTGTTGTCGGAGATGGAGATCATCTGGGTGGCGTACTGCTCGAGGCTCAAAGGAGTGCCGTCGGGCAGGTTTTGCAGGGTGCCGCTGGGCAGGCTTTTCCACTCCGGCCGCAGCGGTACAGTGTCGCTCCAGCGGCGCTGCCCGGCCTCAATCTGCTGACGCAGGGCTTCCAGCACCGCCAGTTTGAAGGTCGAACCCACTGCCAGTACGGCATCTGCGTTCAGATTGAAACGTTCCTGGCTGCCCTCGAGCACCAACACACTGACCTGTCCGGGCAGCTTGCGGTACTCGGCCAGCAGCTGCTCTAACGTAAAACCGCCCCTGGGTTGGGGTGGGCGGAAGAAAAGCCCCTGGATGCGACCCTGGGCGTCAAGCGAAATTTGTGCGGGTACCACACCGCGCTCAAAGTTCACCCGGAAGTTGGGGCCGTCCGGTTCTACCCCCTGGTATCTGCCAAGACTGGCGGAAAGCTGGGCCAGGATGGCCTCGACCTGGGCCACCGACACCTGTTGCAAGAAGACCGGGGCGAACCACTCGGCCCTGGGGGGTTGCTGGGTGAAGAGGCGCTCGAGGGCCGCCTTTGGGGTCAGGGTAACCTGGGACAGCGCCAGCCCCAGCAGCAGGGTTCCTATTGCCATCCAGCGTTTCATCGCTACCTCCTTATTCTTTTACCTGGGCTGCCAGAGCCTCGCCCCCGGCTGCGCTCAGGATTACCAGCAAAGGGATGACTCGCTCCGGGGGCACGGTGTAGCTGCCGCGCTTGCCTGCTTTCAGCCATCCTCCGCTTTGCAACTCTTTTAGATGATGGTAAAGCTGTCCGGTGGTGCCAACTTCTACCAGGTGTTGCAGGTCTTGTGAGCTGCTTTTCCCGTTGAGAACAGCCCGAAGAATCTCCAGGCGCAAAGGGTGGGCCAAGGCTGCGAGGCTCGGAGCCACTTCCGCCCACGGAACACTAAGCAGGGATCCCACCGGCAGCCCCCATTGCCACCCCCAGGTGCCGGAAGCCACCTCGGCATGTCCCGCAAACACCACCTCGCCGCCCGGTCTGGCGGTCTGGCGTAAGTAATCCAGCGCCCAGAAGGCGCCTTCGGATGGGTTAGATGGCGTTCTCGAGGCTAGTTCCAGGGCGGCCAAGCGGGCTTCGATCTGACTCAAGCGGGCCTCTAGGTTCACAAAAATATGCTATTACGTTATTACGTAAAATATATGAGAAAAAAAGCCCACCAAAGGGTGGGCTTTTGTTTGGGACAACTACACCTTCACCGGCTCCTCAACCACGGTTCCGGCCCACTTCACGAAGGCTACCTCACGGGGGCTGGAAAGCTCGGGGTGCGCTGCCACGACCCGAACCCCGTACACATAACTGCCAGGCCGGGCCGGGGTGTAGCTGCCGGTGTACAGGAGGGCATCGCGCTCCTGGCCGCTGGGCTTCAGCGCGACCACTTCCAGGTCGCCGCTGCTGCGGCGGACTACCAGCTCAACCTTCAAGGTCTCGGTGGGAATGCCATAGGCTTGCACAAAGGCCCGCAACTGCAAGGGTTGGTTGGCCGTGGGGTGGGGCGCTTCCACCCAGACCTTTACATTGTTCCAGGCTCCCTTCACCAGGGTTTTCCAGCCCGCCACCTCCTTGAGGGCAGCAGCATTCCGCTCCATCAGGTGGGCCGCCCGCTTCGCCAGGGGCGTGTAGAACTTGCGGTGGTACTCATCCACCATGCGCTGGGCGGAGTAGGTGGGGCCACAGGTGCGGATGCTGTCGCGCACCATAGCCAACCAGCCGCTGGGCGTGCCAACGGCCCCTCGAGCGTAAAACAGCGGAATCACCTCGTACTGCAGTGTGTCGTAGAAGCTCTGGGCATCGGCGTGATCCTGGGCCTCTTCGGTGGCGTAGGTACGCTCGTCGCCGATGGCCCAGCCGTTGGTGGTGTTGAAGGCCTCGGCCCACCAGCCGTCCAGAATGGAGAAGTTCAGGGCACCATTGAGGGCGGCTTTCATGCCCGAGGTGCCCGAGGCTTCCATGGGGCGGCGGGGGGTATTGAGCCAGACGTCCACCCCCTGTACCAGGCTGCGGGCCAGGCTCATGTCGTAGTTCTCGAGCAAAATCATTTTGTCTTCCAGCCCCAGGGCCTTGATTTTCTCGGCCAGCTTCTTGATGAACTCCTTGCCGGGTTCATCCTTGGGGTGGGCCTTCCCGGCAAAGACAAACTGCACCGGCAGGGGGCCGTTCAGAATGGAGACCAACCGCTCGGGGTCGGTAAACATAAGGATGGCCCGCTTGTAGGTGGCAAAACGGCGGGCAAACCCGATGGTAAGCACGGTGGGGTCTAGCACTTTCTCGGCAGCCCGTAGGCTGGCCGGTAGGTCGCCATTGCGGCGGCGCTGCTCGAATAACCGCTCCCGCACCTCCTCAATCAGGCTGGCCCGCAGTTTGTTGCGGATGCGCCAGAGTTCGTCCTCCTCGAGCCGATCCACGGTCCACTGGCTGGGGTCGTGCAACTGCTCGATCCAGGTTTTAGGGAAAGTGCGCTCGTAGAGGCTGTGCATCTCGGGATGTAGGAAGGTGAAAGTATGGATGCCGTTGGTAATATGCCCGATAGGGACTTCCTCCGGCTCGAGGCCCTTCCACAGATGCTGGAACATCTCGCGGGAGACTTCGCCGTGCAGGGCCGAAACCCCCCCGGCAGCGCGGGAGGTGTGCAGGGCCAGGTTGGACATGCTGAAAACCGGGCCATAGCTTTTTTCCTCGCGCCCCAGGGCAATGAACTCCTCTTTACTGATGCCCAGCTTGTTCCACCAGCCATCCAGGTAGCGTTCCACCAGATCCAGCGGAAAGGTGTCGTGTCCGGCAGGTACCGGGGTATGGGTGGTGAAGAGAGCCCCTGCTGCCGTGGCTTCCAGCGCTTCGCTGAAAGAGCGCCCGGCGGCCACCATCTCGCGCATACGCTCCAGGCCCAGGAACGCCGCGTGGCCCTCGTTCATGTGCCAGACTTCGGGCTCCAAGCCCAGCGCCCTGATCAGGCGAACCCCACCCACCCCCAGAATGAGTTCCTGCTCGATGCGGATTTCCTGTCCAGGCGCATACAGACGGGCAGTTAGGGCGCGGTCTTCGGGGCGGTTTTCCGGCAGGTTGGTGCTCATTAGGTAGACCGGAACGGTGCCCACCTGGGCCTTGTAGGCCATGATGTAAACCGTGCGTCCGGGAAACTCAACCCCCACCTTGAGGGGCCTGCCGTCTCTGGTCACTACCTGCAATGGCAGCTCCTCGGGCAGCAAATCTTCGTAGACTTCACGCTGCTGGCCCTCGGGGGTGAGCTGCTGGCGGAAATAGCCCTCGTGGTAGAACATGCCAATTCCGGTCAGGCTAAGCCCCAGATCTGAAGCCGACTTCACGTGGTCGCCGGCCAGAATGCCCAGGCCGCCCGAGTAGATGGGTAGCGACTCGTGGAAACCATACTCCATCGAGAAATAGGCAATGCGCGGGGGTTTTTGGGGGCGGGTTTGCAGGTAATGGCGGAAGTTAGCGACGGTGGCTTCTACCGCGCCCACATAACCCGCATTCTCTGCCAGGGCCTGCAGCCGCTCGGGTTCGGCTTCCAACAAGGCTCGCACCGGGTTCGACCGGAAGCGCTTCCACTGCGAAGGATTAATTTGTTCAAAGAGATGTAGGGCCTCCGGGTTCCAGCTCCACCAGAGATTGTAGGCCACTTCGCGCAGTCCCTTCAGGGGCTCAGGCAGGGTGGGCATGGCGGTGATTCGACCGAGGACATTCATAATCAGGAAGTGATTGTACCATTACAGGTTTGCTTACCTGTAAGCAACCAATCAACCTCGTCCCAGACGACATTCTCCTCTTGGGTGTGGAGATACCTGGCATGCGTATCATGGAAGTTATGAACCCGGACTTGCGGCAGGCGGTGGCTCGAGCGCACCAGAAGCTGGACACTCAGACCGAAGGCTATCTGGCTCAGCACGGCCTGAAAGTAAGCTGCCGCCAGGGCTGTTTTGCGTGTTGCTTTGCCTGGGTGGTGGTGGGGTTGGCCGAGGCCGCTTATCTGCGCGAACAGCTCGAGGCCCATCAACCACAAGTGCTCGTCCGCCTCGAGGCCGAGGGCCCCAAAAGGCTTACCCGCATAGCACAGCAAAAACATAGACCCGATTTTCCCACCCGGTACTTCCTGGAGGCCAACCCCTGTCCGCTGCTCACGCCGGAGGGGGCCTGCTCGGTGCATCCCCAGCGCCCCCTGGCTTGCCGGGGGGTACTGACCAACCTGTCCGCCCGTTACTGCGCACCTGGCGCAGTGCCCGAGCTCCGAGGCAAGGAGCGGGCTGCCTACCAAAGCCAGCTCAAACCCTGGCACGGCCCCGAGCACTACCTGAAGGCGCCCTGGCAGTATTCCGAACGTCTGGCGCAAAAGCTATGGGCCACAGAAAAGCAGGTACGCGGTTTTACCGTTGTGGGGGAGCTGGTAAGCCTGATTTACCTGCTAGGCCAACCCAACTTTCAAAAAGCCCTGGAAAATGGCTTGGCGGCTGTCAGGCAAGCGCTTACAAAGCGCGGGCTTCTGGGTGGGCGGTATGGGTTCTGGTTGGGTTAGAAACACAGCCTAGCGCTGGCTATTCAAGCCGGCCACTGTTCTGTCCAGGACAAAGTTTTTTACCTTGGATGACTCCGAAAGAATTCGAGAAAAGCAATCTACTCTATTAAGCCAGCATCAATCATGCGCATGTAGGAGAAAAAAAGCGTGACCTGGTCGCTGAAATCACGAATAAAGGCGTGGATGGCCTCGGGGGTGACCCCCTCGAGGCGCAGGTCGCTCTCGATGACCGGATCGTTATCGGCATCGAGGTAAGACTTGGTAAAGCGGTAGCGGCGATTCCAGTTGAGCAGGTGGCGGGGTTCTACCCGGTCAAAACCCGAAAACCCGGCCCGCAATTGCAAGCTTGTCACATGTGGCTCGCCGTAGGTGATGAGATGCCCGCGCAAACCACTGGGAAACTCCAGGCTGAACAGGTTTTCCTTGATCTGTTCGGCGCTAGCACCTAGCTGCTCGAGGAGGATGCGTACTTCTTCGGGGGTGACTTCGCGCAGAACCGTATCCATTGCTTTTCGGGTGAACCCAGGCGGCCTGATGAAGGGTGATGCTTGCAAAAAAGTGGTCTGACAACAGGTAGGGGTTGTTTGCCACCTGTCCCCTTAGCCCTGACCCTGTATCTATGGCCTGACTCCGGTGTTTCTGGCGGAGGAGGAGGGATTCGAACCCTCGATAGGGGGAACCCCCTATACCGGTTTTCGAGACCGGCCCGTTCAACCACTCCGGCACCCCTCCGTTCGGGTAAATCCGACAGGCCCGGCAGAGCCGAATAGAAACTTTAGCACAACTTGGTCGCAAAGTCACGGGTTTGCGCGGAGGGGGTCTTGTAAACCGTGCATTTTGGTTAATGCACAGATTTACTGAGAAGCACGTTTATGTGCAAAAAAGCCCCTCAGAAGCTTGGCTGACTCGCGTTCGAGCCAGCCGCCTTCCCAGTCGAAGGGTGGTTTCAGGCGATGGACTGTTACGGCCCCTGCCTTGAGGTTTTCTACGGCATATACCACCCGCTTCACCTGGGCCTCCATCAGAGCGCCGAAGCACATGGGGCAGGGCTCTAAGGTGACATAGACGGTGGCTCCTGGCAGCACCTTGGCTTGCTTTTTGAGCAGGGCTCTTTGTAGGGCCAGTAGCTCGGCGTGGGCGGTGGCGTCTTGGATGCGCTCCACCTCGTTGTGGGCGGTGGCCAGCTCTGTGCCGTCCCAGACCACCACCGCTCCAATGGGTACTTCGCCACTGCCCAAGGCCAGCCGAGCTTGCTCGAGGGCCGTGCGCATGTGCTCGAGGTCGTCCGACTCGGGCCAGAGGTTCCAGACTTCCTGTACGGTGTCGCCAACCGCTCGTACCGGCCAGACCTGCTTGAGCTCGGGTGGAACGCTGTGTTCGGTGAAAAAATCCACCAGCCGAACCCGGCCTTCCGGCAGGTCAATCTGGTCGCCCGGCTTGGGAAGCCTCGAGCCCCGCCAGGGGGGAAAGGCATCCACGATGGGCGGAATCAGGAACAGGGTGCCGTCGCGGCGGCGCACCTGCCAGCCTTCGGGTAGAGTGAAGGACTCGCCCTGCAAGGCTCGCTCGAGCTGGGTAATCCAGTTGGCTTCGGGTCGAAGCCCGATCTGCTCGAGCATCTGCCGCAAAGCTCGGCGCCGCAGCCCTGCCGGCGCCTGCAAGAGCGGGGCAATGCGATAGGCCGGACAGGGCCAGCGCCCGTCCCGCAGCAATAGTTGTCCGGCCAGCGGGTCAAGGGCCTCGTCGTCTACCTGCGAGATGGCGGCAAAACGGGCGAGAGAGGCGTTGGTTTGGGGAAAGCGATCTTTAAGCCTGGGAAAAATCTCATGGCGCAGAAAATTGCGGTCCATCGAGGTGTCAGCGTTGGTGATGTCCTCGAGCCAGTCCTGATTTTTGCTCCGAAGATAGGCCCGCAGCGTGCTGCGGCTGATTTCGAGCAGCGGGCGCACCACCTTGCCCCGTTTGGGTCGCATCCCCAGGCCCCGACCCGTGCCCTGCAATAGCTGTAACAGTACCGTTTCGGCCTGGTCGTCCTCGGTATGGGCGGTCAGGATGGCCTGAGCGCCGTGCTTTTTGGCTACCTTGGCCAGAAAACCATAGCGCAACTCCCGTGCGGTGGCCTCCAGGTTTTCCCCGCGCTCGCCCGCAATTCGG
Proteins encoded:
- a CDS encoding serine hydrolase; the encoded protein is MKRWMAIGTLLLGLALSQVTLTPKAALERLFTQQPPRAEWFAPVFLQQVSVAQVEAILAQLSASLGRYQGVEPDGPNFRVNFERGVVPAQISLDAQGRIQGLFFRPPQPRGGFTLEQLLAEYRKLPGQVSVLVLEGSQERFNLNADAVLAVGSTFKLAVLEALRQQIEAGQRRWSDTVPLRPEWKSLPSGTLQNLPDGTPLSLEQYATQMISISDNTATDALIATLGRAEVEKLSPRNRPFLTTREAFVLKNPQNREWLLRYRANPAARAALLPQLANLPLPDVSVFAGGPVAIDVEWFFSTRELCALMGKVQALPLMSLNPGLANPADWQRVAYKGGSEPGVLNLTTWLTARDGKQYCVSATWNNPQARLDENQFFLLYTSLLNTLK
- a CDS encoding helix-turn-helix domain-containing protein, producing MNLEARLSQIEARLAALELASRTPSNPSEGAFWALDYLRQTARPGGEVVFAGHAEVASGTWGWQWGLPVGSLLSVPWAEVAPSLAALAHPLRLEILRAVLNGKSSSQDLQHLVEVGTTGQLYHHLKELQSGGWLKAGKRGSYTVPPERVIPLLVILSAAGGEALAAQVKE
- the glgP gene encoding alpha-glucan family phosphorylase, yielding MNVLGRITAMPTLPEPLKGLREVAYNLWWSWNPEALHLFEQINPSQWKRFRSNPVRALLEAEPERLQALAENAGYVGAVEATVANFRHYLQTRPQKPPRIAYFSMEYGFHESLPIYSGGLGILAGDHVKSASDLGLSLTGIGMFYHEGYFRQQLTPEGQQREVYEDLLPEELPLQVVTRDGRPLKVGVEFPGRTVYIMAYKAQVGTVPVYLMSTNLPENRPEDRALTARLYAPGQEIRIEQELILGVGGVRLIRALGLEPEVWHMNEGHAAFLGLERMREMVAAGRSFSEALEATAAGALFTTHTPVPAGHDTFPLDLVERYLDGWWNKLGISKEEFIALGREEKSYGPVFSMSNLALHTSRAAGGVSALHGEVSREMFQHLWKGLEPEEVPIGHITNGIHTFTFLHPEMHSLYERTFPKTWIEQLHDPSQWTVDRLEEDELWRIRNKLRASLIEEVRERLFEQRRRNGDLPASLRAAEKVLDPTVLTIGFARRFATYKRAILMFTDPERLVSILNGPLPVQFVFAGKAHPKDEPGKEFIKKLAEKIKALGLEDKMILLENYDMSLARSLVQGVDVWLNTPRRPMEASGTSGMKAALNGALNFSILDGWWAEAFNTTNGWAIGDERTYATEEAQDHADAQSFYDTLQYEVIPLFYARGAVGTPSGWLAMVRDSIRTCGPTYSAQRMVDEYHRKFYTPLAKRAAHLMERNAAALKEVAGWKTLVKGAWNNVKVWVEAPHPTANQPLQLRAFVQAYGIPTETLKVELVVRRSSGDLEVVALKPSGQERDALLYTGSYTPARPGSYVYGVRVVAAHPELSSPREVAFVKWAGTVVEEPVKV
- a CDS encoding YkgJ family cysteine cluster protein: MRIMEVMNPDLRQAVARAHQKLDTQTEGYLAQHGLKVSCRQGCFACCFAWVVVGLAEAAYLREQLEAHQPQVLVRLEAEGPKRLTRIAQQKHRPDFPTRYFLEANPCPLLTPEGACSVHPQRPLACRGVLTNLSARYCAPGAVPELRGKERAAYQSQLKPWHGPEHYLKAPWQYSERLAQKLWATEKQVRGFTVVGELVSLIYLLGQPNFQKALENGLAAVRQALTKRGLLGGRYGFWLG
- a CDS encoding YbjN domain-containing protein; this translates as MDTVLREVTPEEVRILLEQLGASAEQIKENLFSLEFPSGLRGHLITYGEPHVTSLQLRAGFSGFDRVEPRHLLNWNRRYRFTKSYLDADNDPVIESDLRLEGVTPEAIHAFIRDFSDQVTLFFSYMRMIDAGLIE
- the tilS gene encoding tRNA lysidine(34) synthetase TilS, yielding MVPEGSLVAAVSGGGDSVALLLLLTSTPRKVVVAHLDHALREGSAADALWVQSLAERLGYAFESERLEVARIAGERGENLEATARELRYGFLAKVAKKHGAQAILTAHTEDDQAETVLLQLLQGTGRGLGMRPKRGKVVRPLLEISRSTLRAYLRSKNQDWLEDITNADTSMDRNFLRHEIFPRLKDRFPQTNASLARFAAISQVDDEALDPLAGQLLLRDGRWPCPAYRIAPLLQAPAGLRRRALRQMLEQIGLRPEANWITQLERALQGESFTLPEGWQVRRRDGTLFLIPPIVDAFPPWRGSRLPKPGDQIDLPEGRVRLVDFFTEHSVPPELKQVWPVRAVGDTVQEVWNLWPESDDLEHMRTALEQARLALGSGEVPIGAVVVWDGTELATAHNEVERIQDATAHAELLALQRALLKKQAKVLPGATVYVTLEPCPMCFGALMEAQVKRVVYAVENLKAGAVTVHRLKPPFDWEGGWLERESAKLLRGFFAHKRASQ